Proteins co-encoded in one Prunus persica cultivar Lovell chromosome G6, Prunus_persica_NCBIv2, whole genome shotgun sequence genomic window:
- the LOC109949648 gene encoding uncharacterized protein LOC109949648, translating into MTVPKTVKDIQSLTGRVAALTRFISKATDRCAPFFKALKGTKRNITWTAECDTAFSELKEYMGRAPLLSTPEHGDIHVIYLSISASAVSSVLIRSKDNAEHPVHYVSKALQDAEVRYPDIEKLAFALVVSARRLRPYFQAHTIYVLTNQPLGQVLQNPETSGRLVKWAIELGEFDIHYKPRPAMRGQAVADFLSEFTNPQASAATQLITEPNPPPSQDQTPTEGNLDLTQPLWTLFVDGSSNAQGCGAGLVLISLDKVALEYALRFKFQASNNEAEYEALLAGLRLAKEMDARQILIFSDSQLVVHQVNQDFTAKDASMTAYLQHARHLLATFHAHSIKQVPRSENSHADALARLASALEQGMGRHIHIEFLAQPSTQAPLICTIDHSPTWMDPILQFLQNQTLPANPAEARRVRHRSARYLIINGSLYNRGFSLPYLRFLTPEEGHYVLREIHEGICGNHSGTRSLAHKGNPPRILLAIAPH; encoded by the coding sequence ATGACGGTACCTAAGACGGTCAAAGATATCCAAAGCCTTACAGGGCGTGTCGCAGCCCTGACCAGATTTATCTCCAAAGCCACTGACCGCTGCGCCCCATTCTTCAAGGCCCTTAAAGGCACCAAAAGAAACATCACCTGGACTGCTGAATGCGACACGGCTTTCAGCGAGCTCAAAGAGTATATGGGCCGGGCCCCTTTATTGTCAACCCCTGAGCACGGAGACATCCACGTGATTTATCTCTCCATTTCAGCTTCGGCTGTTAGCTCTGTGCTCATCCGATCAAAGGATAACGCGGAACACCCAGTGCATTATGTTAGTAAAGCATTGCAAGATGCCGAAGTTCGGTACCCAGACATCGAAAAATTGGCGTTCGCCCTGGTCGTCTCGGCAAGACGCCTCCGACCATATTTCCAAGCTCACACCATCTATGtcttaaccaaccaaccacTCGGACAGGTGTTGCAGAACCCAGAAACTTCTGGGAGGCTGGTCAAATGGGCCATTGAACTGGGCGAGTTTGATATTCATTACAAACCCCGCCCGGCTATGAGGGGCCAGGCCGTTGCTGACTTCCTATCCGAATTCACGAATCCCCAAGCTTCCGCAGCTACCCAACTCATAACCGAACCCAATCCCCCTCCCAGCCAGGACCAAACCCCCACCGAAGGCAATCTCGACCTAACCCAGCCCCTGTGGACCTTATTCGTAGACGGCTCTTCTAATGCCCAGGGCTGTGGGGCCGGCCTCGTTCTCATCTCCCTAGACAAGGTTGCCCTCGAGTACGCCCTtcgcttcaaattccaagcctCCAACAATGAGGCCGAATATGAAGCACTCTTAGCTGGTCTTCGTTTAGCCAAAGAGATGGACGCCAGACAAATTCTGATATTCAGCGATTCACAACTCGTGGTCCACCAGGTCAACCAGGACTTCACGGCTAAGGATGCCTCTATGACGGCCTACCTCCAGCACGCTCGGCACTTGCTGGCGACCTTCCACGCCCACTCTATCAAGCAAGTGCCGCGCTCCGAGAATAGCCATGCCGATGCACTAGCCAGGTTGGCATCAGCCTTGGAGCAAGGAATGGGTCGCCACATCCACATCGAGTTTTTAGCCCAGCCCAGCACACAAGCCCCACTCATCTGCACTATTGATCACAGCCCTACATGGATGGACCCCATCCTCCAGTTCTTACAGAACCAAACACTACCGGCTAATCCGGCAGAAGCACGACGCGTTCGCCATCGCTCTGCCCGTTACCTGATCATTAACGGCTCCTTATACAATCGGGGTTTCAGCCTTCCTTACCTCCGATTCCTGACTCCAGAGGAGGGTCACTATGTCCTCCGAGAAATCCATGAAGGCATATGCGGTAACCACTCGGGCACCCGCTCGCTGGCCCATAAAGGCAATCCGCCAAGGATACTTCTGGCCATCGCTCCACACTGA